A genomic region of Rhipicephalus sanguineus isolate Rsan-2018 chromosome 1, BIME_Rsan_1.4, whole genome shotgun sequence contains the following coding sequences:
- the LOC119397697 gene encoding uncharacterized protein LOC119397697, translated as MTDSNAPSTDQASRLQDVSAVQLRLPSFWPQDPQVWLHQVKAQFFLYRNASETTRYYHVASVLPPDVASELSDVLSNPSDTTPYQHLKTKVLERFMPSERVRVYRATWVDALPLVLLCLRAVIRADLQCSTAELVHGTSLRLPGDFFRSKKLPDQPQQFLQRLLDCVQDLRTTPPRLSEHEAIFVHPDLATATHVFVRHDAVRTPLTPA; from the coding sequence atgactgACTCGAATGCACCCTCAACTGATCAAGCctcacgtctgcaggacgtctCGGCCGTGCAACTGCGTCTCCCATCTTTCTGGCCACAGGACCCGCAAGTTTGGCTTCACCAGGTCAAGGCGCAATTCTTCCTGTACCGCAATGCCTCGGAAACGACACGCTACTACCACGTAGCCTCAGTTCTTCCTCCTGATGTTGCCAGCGAGCTCTCCGACGTCCTCTCcaacccctcggacactacgccATATCAGCACCTTAAAACCAAGGTGCTGGAGCGATTCATGCCTTCAGAACGCGTCCGCGTCTATAGAGCGACCTGGGTTGATGCCTTGCCACTGGTGCTCTTGTGTTTACGAGCTGTCATCCGGGCAGACCTGCAGTGctcaacagcagagctggtgcatGGCACTTCTCTACGGCTTCCGGGAGACTTCTTCAGGTCAAAGAAGCTACCAGACCAGCCACAGCAATTCCTACAACGCCTCCTCGACTGCGTTCAAGACCTCCGTACCACTCCACCCAGACTTTCCGAACACGAGGCCATATTCGTCCACCCTGATCTGGCCACTGCAACACATGTTTTCGTGCGCCACGACGCGGTCAGAACACCTTTGACACCAGCCTAG